From the Lathyrus oleraceus cultivar Zhongwan6 chromosome 3, CAAS_Psat_ZW6_1.0, whole genome shotgun sequence genome, the window TCCAATATTGCATTTTAACTTAGCAAAAACTGCATGTTTTTCAAGAAGCAATTGATTGACCTAATACAATAATCGATTGTCATAAATCTCTGCCAagaaaattttaaataatttcACTTGAACAATCGATTGCCAGCCTTAGGAAATTGATTGTTGGTTCCAAATTTGAACTAAAGAAATTGATTTACCATCCCAAGAAATCAATTGTCATAGTGAAAATTTTGGCAGTTTTGGACGTTAGAGCATAACCAATTGATTATCATGTCTATGCAATCGATTGTCATCTGCAAATCTTTGAAATAATTTTTGAATCAATGATAAACCTTTTCATGGAACATATTCATAACACCCTTTCTATACCATTCCAAGTTTTATTTTGAATTTTCTAAACTTTGTCATTGCTTGCAAGAGGTTTCTTATGTCATGTAAGTAGCATAATTTTTTATTGTTCAAATTACCTTTTCAGGAACAATTTTCATATGTTTTAAGTGTTAGTAAAATATTAACATATAATCTTTTTCTTTCATTATTTTCATTCATATGTGAAAAAGTTTAGTGAAAACACTTGACCACTTAAATATTTATATTATCTTGATTTTTTTTAGTGAAGGAGATGATTCAATTGTCAATATATCAGAAAAGTAGCAAAGCTCTAAATTTTATCAAGCCTGCTGCAAAGTCTGTATATTCTAAATTATATTTGTTTGTTGTATTTTACACCAAGTGTGTGGTGATTTTTGTCTGTAAGAAAGTGGTTGTTCTTTCTACAAGTGTTTACAAATAGGAATGTTGTCTTTCTATTTGTTGGAAAAATCCTTTGAATTGGTTTGATTCAAAATCCACCATAGTTGTTGGTGTTTTTATTAAATCAATGAATTGTTGTGCTTCTTTGTTGTTATTAGAAGATTGTAGGGGAAGTCTCGGTGTGAGACTTGTACGAAGATCTAACAATAGTGAAAAATTCGGTGAGGGAACTAGTGGATTCTTGATTGGAAAGGGAACTAGTATACATTGTCCTGTTCTTTATTTTTCTGCATTTAAATTATGCACTTTACTTCGTAAGTTCATCAACATATTTCTAGGAAAACAAGAACATAAGAATCATAACTTTAAAACTCTAAAAATATGGAAAAAACTAATTCAATCCTTCAAGATATTCACTCAATCTTGTGCAAACCATCTTTTCAGAACCAAAGCACTAAGATGTCGTCTGCGGCGATCTTTACTCGGTCCTACCAAAATTCCCTTGTCTGAGTCTTTGAATTGATGAAGGAACTAGAAACTCCAAAATTTTGTCTGCGACAATCTTCACTCGACCCTACTGAAATTTTCTTAGAGAAAAAGTCTTATTTTTCTTCATTGGATGTCCATCTTTAAAATTCACAAACACAATTTGATTCTTCAATATGAAAAGAcaaacaaaattcaaaaaaaGATCAGAATCCCCTAATGTAACTTACAGATACCGCTCACACTTAAAGTTGAGAAACCACGACAATAGGTTTTTGACTAAAGATTGAATATGAAactgttttgaagaatctcataCACAACTTATTTACACTCAAGAAATCAACTCATGAAAGGTGTTCTTAAAAGTTGATTTGAAAGAAATTTTGTGGGATtgacaaatatatatatatatatatatatatatatatatatatatatatatatatatatatatatatatatatatatatatatatatatatatatatatatatatatatatatatatatatatatatatatatatatatatatatatatatatatatatatatatatatatatgtttttaAAGATTgtgaaataattaaaaaaaatctttttCAAAAATGAATGATTTTTACAAAAACTAAATTATTGTGAATCTACTTCTAGAGAGAGAAATTTGTTTATATGTCTTAGAGATAAGACACAGAATAAGTGAGAAACTAGCAAAATGATTCGAGTTAGATTCCAAAATTATAATTTCAATCAATTAAACGAGTGACTTGAATCAAGATGATAAAATCAAGATTGTCATATTTGATTCAAGTCATGACTTGCATTTGTGATTCAAGTCAAGCAAAATTGTGACTCAAGTCACAATTGTAGATCCAAATTTCAAAAGATTAAATGTAATCATTGTTCGAGTCAAACATGAATATGACTCGAGTTAAGGTGCCTTTGATTCGAGTCATACATGACCTTGATTTGAATCAAGTCATTTAGCGCAAAATTCAAAATTTCTCATTTACTCGTGACTAGAGTAAAAAAAAGTTGTGACTCAAATCAAAGTTAAGTAAAATCTTGTTCCAAGTCTTCTAACTTGTGATTCTAGTCTACATAGTTGACTTTTAATCAAtttattaaatttaaataaaaaatattgaaTGGTTTCAACTTAATTGAGAATTAGGGTAGCTTTGAGGTACATCAACTACGATAAATGGTAAGTCGAAAATACAGATAAAATCATAAATGTTTAAAATGCAGCAAAACATCAAAATACAGATGAAACCACACTGTTATCGACAGAGCAATTTCAATAAATACGAAGGATATTTTCTTTAAGCGACATCCTTCCAAGAAGGTGTAACACATGAAAACCGAATGActgaaaatttgaagaaaaaggCATTCGATTTGGAGAGGTAAACACTTATCTATTGGGGGTGCTTAGTACCATACCACTTAATTTATCTTCCTTTTTCAAGGCTCCAAATAAGGTTTTACTATCTTTAATAATAATATAATGATGTTATCTAGCAGGTTCATGAAAATAAGTAGGTAATTTGTTGACGGATTCTGTTATTCGTATATTAGGGATAATGTGCATGATGTTGAGAGATCGAAAATGCAAACAAAAGTGTTGAATATCATTTAGAAAGGGTATGCTGCATCAAAAGTGCATTGGTTGGAGGCTTATCCTAGATAGATTTCTAACTCGTGTATTGTTGGCAAGTAAATGTATTATACCATAAAACGAGTGTTGTGCCTTTTGTTTGGAACCAGAAACATCACAGGATATTTTCTTCTGTGTagtttttccaaaaaaaaaaaggTGTGCAAGAATATAATGTCATGGTTGAATGCTAGTGTGATTGAAGGCGATAATGTATTTGATCATTTATTTCGTGAAAACAAAAGCTTTTATATGGTTAGCAACAATATGGTGTGTGATTTTCAAGAAATGTAAAGATTTTTAAAGGATAAGAAGTAAACATTCAAAAGGTAGTGGTACTCGTTAAAACAATGTCATAGAATTCGATTGTTTATGAAGTAAATTCAATCATCTTTCCTAGTttagttttgatgaagacaaaagtttataaaaaaataaaatatttgaaGTCTAACTCAATTAAATAGCACGGATGCATAAGCTATTGGATGTTTTAGATTTAAGGAAATTGATCTTGGTGTTAAGCTATTTAAATATAACTCATTATGTATAAACTTTAGATGCTCACAAAAACTCTCAATTATTCATCTATAAAGTTTCTACGCAATCATGCATCAAAACCATTCAATTCAAACATTTTCAAAGCATGTTTTTCAAAATTTATAGGATGGTAACTGGTTACACAAATCACGTAACTGGTTACAAGTTCATTATGTTTGAACTTTTTAAAAACATTGTGCACTTTTTAAGTCAGCCAATCAATTACCTAATTTAAGAAACCAATTATATGTACAATGTTGTTCGAAATTATAAAATCTTTTTGCGCTTTTTAAATCAGGTAATCGTTTACCTGATTTAAGAAACTGGATATAGAATGCAGAATTGTGTCATTTCTATGAACCATTGTCATCCTACTACATTGTAAACTTTCATTAATCATCTACAAACCTATGCATCTGATCATAAAGGTTTCTTAACATATATTTAAGGAATAATCGGCATAATTACCAATTACTTGTTTCATACAAATTTTAATACAATTCAAATATATTTTCTAAGTGTTCATTCATTTTCAAAATGTTGAAACTATGTGCATAACCTTCAAATCAttcaaaaaaaattcataatATATTTTGAGCACTTAAGGTTTATACATTATTGAATTGTAAATTGAAATGGAAGATCAATCTTCATCTTGGAATTCATTCAAGAATAAAATACTTAAGATTATTCAAAAAAATGTGTGTTGTAACTTAATCACTAAGTTTGTGGTGATAAGTTGTTTGTTGTAAAAGGTTCTTTGAATTAGTGTAATTCAAAGTCCACTATAGTGTTTgatgttttttttaaaaaggtCCTTTGATTCGAGGAGATTCAAAGTTTACCATAGGTTTGGTGTTTATGTTAGATGATTGTAAGAGAGGTTTTCATGTGAAACTTGTACTAAGATCTAACATAGTGGAAAATCCTTCAAGGTGTGAAGAGACTAGATGTACCCTTGATAAGGGGGACTAGGATAATTCCTTGTGTTCATTCATTTTCCAACACTTTAATTTTATGCAGTTTATATTGCTAAAAACATATCTTTTTCATATCCGAAGATAAATAAGAACATAGCACAAATCGAGAAAAATCGGGCTACCATAATTTTCCCCCATTCCCTTCCCTTTTAGGTTGCATCTGATAGTTACATCCAAAACacatattgacttaaattatgTGTTAGGGAGTCCGGCCCAGGACCCAAGAGACTTTGACACCATATATCTATCCAAAATTTTAAGACGTTAGGGGTATGAGTCATTTTCTCTTATAAATCCAACATTTCGCTCCATTTCTAATCGACGTGGGACTTAATCACTCACACCACTAGCTTTGATCCACACTAGGATCCACTTTTGCTCCCCTCACTAATCCTAActaggctctgataccacttgttaggGAGTTCGGGGAGCGAAGAGCTGGAAGTGTCAATGGATCAAATGTCCAGAACCCAAGAGACATTGACACCACATATCCACCTAAAATTTTAAGGCATTAGGGGTATGAGTCATTTCTCTTATAAATCCAACATTTCCTCCATTTCTAATTGATGTGGGACTTAATCACTCACACTTGAATCCCAACAATTGTAAGGGAATTTGGGGAGCGAAGAGTCGGAAGTGTCAATGGGCTAAACGTTCAGGATCCAAGAGACTTTGACACCACATATCCACCAAAAACCTTTAGGCATTAGGGGTATGGGTTTTTTCTCTTATATATCCAACATTTCCTCCATTTAAACTTAACCACTCACACTTAAATCCCAACAATCTCCTCCACAAGTGTAAGTCACCCACATCACTAGCTTTGATCCACACTAGGATCCCACTTCCGCTCCTCCACCGAGTCTAACCatggctctgataccacttgttggGGAGTCCGAGGAAGAAAGAGTTGAAAGCGTCAATGGCCTAAACGTTCAGGATCCAAGATTCAAGAGACTCTGACACCACATTTTCATCCAAAATCTTAAATGCATTAGGGGTATGGTCATTTCTCTTATATATTCAACATTTCCTCAATTTTTAATCGAAGTGTAACTTAACCACTCACACTTGAATCCCAACATTATGTCCCAATAATTAACTATGTTATTTACAAAGCATCCAACACACTAATATATGGTTCATTCAATTCCAAACAATAGTACATTACTTCAAAGAGTGAAATCAAGGTCTATATCTGTATCCCATTACAGAAAATGCATCTGCAAACTTCCAACACATAAAATTAAGATACATTTTGTCTATGGCAGAAGAAAAAGAAAACTGGAATCTAAAAAGTATATAGACAATAAGGTAATAAACATATGTACTCTATTAAGTCATGGAATCAAAGGATCCATCCTTGTCCTTGGATAAAACTATTCTCACCAACCATGCTCTTTGGAGCACTTGATGGTTCAGCATGAACATAGTGTTGGTACCTGCAGGAAATAAGTAAACCACATTAGTGTTCTTGACTATAAAAATCTATTAAAAATCCTCTCAGACGTCTCCATCCTCTGCAGCCAATAATTGACCGTTGGTTGCAGAGGCCAGAGACGCTGAAGAGTATATGAGTATTTAAAACTATGGTATAGTATTAATTTGAATCAAACATGTTTAAATTTTCAACGGCCGCAttttacatatttctatgaataTGATCATACGAAAGAAAGATGATTGGGAATACCCTATTTGCAAGAAAGGTTCAGGTTGGCAATCCATGTGATTGGTTTCAGAAGACTGAAAAGGAAAGTTGCCTCCTCCAGCAGCAACAGTAGCAGCAGAATTACTAGAGCTCCACAAGCTTTCAATAGCTTTAAGATTAAATCCATCTGATTCAAGCTGAAAAATTTGGTTCCATCAAATTAATGAataatattttcaaaaatcaaaagACCAAATCTAAACGTAGTGCAATAATACCTTGAATCTAAGTTGCTTATTTATGTCGCCAAGGCGGAGTTCCTGCAAGACAAACGGTTAACATACATGCAATCGAATTGTTTTATTTACCCGGCGGATGAGGTAGCTCAACTGATATCTGTCAATTGAATTAGTTGATGTAAGTTGAGGTAGAAATTTTTACCTTTTTCCTAAGCTCTTCCATTTGTTCAATCATAATCTGTGTCTGCAAATGAAACATACATGTGATTTTGTATTTATTAAAGCATCATGAGACATAGATAGGTAATAGAAAAATCCAAAGGATTTTGTAATAATTTGAAGGTACCTACCTTCCTGTGCCTAGCTTGTGCTAAAGCTGCTTCAAGCTGTTTCTCAAGGTTTTGTAGCTCTTTTATGTTTAGTGGTCCAAGATCTTCCCCTAGCAGTTGCCTGAAATAACTTCACAATTTTAATGCAACATCTCACTATGAAATTTCAGATTGTTGAAAATGAAACAAGAATTATATAGAAGAAAAAAGCTAGCATAGTTCACAAATAACCTTTGTGCCTTTTGAAGAGACTCATACTTTGCCTTTAGCTTTGACATCTCTTGGTACCAGTTCTACAAATTCATTCAAATTATTTTATTAATCACTATCTCATTCTCATCAAGAATCTCTAAAATACCATAACaaaatttaatattaatatatatatatacatatacataccTGAGTTTCATGTTCATTAACATTATCATTATCATTTTGACTAGTAAAAGAACACTTCTGGTATCTTTCCAGAGTTTTTGCAATGCTGCAaattaaaacaaacaaactcattaTTATATGTTACCATCAACTTCCTTTAatactaaaaataaaatatatatcACAGTAAAATAAAGTAGAGAGAAAATATAAATAATAACATATTTCACTACATAAAGGATAAAAAGGAAAAAAGCATTTTACCTCAATGAGCTGTAAATATGCTGGACAAAGATAATGAATAAATGCAATAGCATATGTATATTATTAACATTTTCTGGTGAAATAGTGTAATTTTTTTTTCTAATCACATATGTATATTATAATTAAACTAGTAATTAATATATTTAAATGTGTGTTAAGTGTTAACCATCCAAATCATGACAACTCCTCCATatgataataaaaaaaaacaaaatctTGTTGAACCTAACTTACATTGGAAACGTTGGAAACATGTATAATTCACATGTAAATTAAAAAACACATGCTAAATCACAACCTGTATATCATAGATTTTGTCAAAATATAATGTGGCAAAATTAGCTTATCCAATTCATGTATGTTACCAAAATCATATGGTTTATATGAGTTTATTATTAAGTTTGAAATAACAAAATAATCATAAATTACATATAATAAGTACTAGTAGTAAAATAAAAGGGTGAAAAACCCTATGAATCtatgatgatgaagaagaatcTTGAAAACCTGAGTGTAGTTGTTGATATACATGCAGTATTAGTCCTGATGAAGTGTTGATAAAATAGAATGGTTAAATTTAGAGAGAAAATGTTGAAGAAACCCTAGATCTTGAAGAATGGTACAAGAAAGTGAAGAATGGAATATAAAAGAATAGATCCTAGTACTTTACCTTAGCATGATCATTTAATTATCATATGATTGGTTAGTTCATAAATTTTGAGAAGAAAAATAAAGTGTACTGTTCCATCAGGAAAGTAACAAAGCTGAAACCTTTATCCCAGAATATACATAGAGAGAGTTTGTGGGGTAGAAGAAATATATATGAATTCTGAAACCTTCTTCCATCCTATCAGTGTTTGTGGAACCCCAAAATTCATACAAAGCAATTAGGGTAAAAAGGGGTGTGAAAAGTAAAATCTTAAAAAACATGAGATGCAGAAAAACAGTGACTATTTTCGTGAAAGAAACTGATTCATTGAAGAAAGTGTGTTGCAGAAAATCAAGAGATCTATAAAGGTAAAACAGTGTTTTAGTGTATATTGGGATTTGCAccaaaaaaataaattttatatgaaacatgaaaaagagagagagaaaGTACCCAGAAGATGAGCTACCAAATTCAGAGAGTTTTCCACGACTTGAGAAAATGATAAGAGCGATTTCAGCATCACATAGAACTGAGAGTTCATAGGCTTTCTTCAGTAAACCATTTCTTCTTTTAGAGAAAGTAACTTGACGGTTGATCTTGTTTTCTATCCTCTTCAGCTCAACTCTCCCTCTACCCATTTTTCTTCTCTCTGCAAAAAATAATAATATCTCTAAAAGGTTGTGATATTTATATATCAAACTGTCTCCATGATGTTGGTTAAAAAGTTCTTTCTCTAAGTCAAAAAAAAA encodes:
- the LOC127129183 gene encoding agamous-like MADS-box protein MADS3 isoform X2, giving the protein MIMLRTNTACISTTTLSIAKTLERYQKCSFTSQNDNDNVNEHETQNWYQEMSKLKAKYESLQKAQRQLLGEDLGPLNIKELQNLEKQLEAALAQARHRKTQIMIEQMEELRKKELRLGDINKQLRFKLESDGFNLKAIESLWSSSNSAATVAAGGGNFPFQSSETNHMDCQPEPFLQIGYQHYVHAEPSSAPKSMVGENSFIQGQGWIL
- the LOC127129183 gene encoding agamous-like MADS-box protein MADS3 isoform X1, whose product is MGRGRVELKRIENKINRQVTFSKRRNGLLKKAYELSVLCDAEIALIIFSSRGKLSEFGSSSSGIAKTLERYQKCSFTSQNDNDNVNEHETQNWYQEMSKLKAKYESLQKAQRQLLGEDLGPLNIKELQNLEKQLEAALAQARHRKTQIMIEQMEELRKKELRLGDINKQLRFKLESDGFNLKAIESLWSSSNSAATVAAGGGNFPFQSSETNHMDCQPEPFLQIGYQHYVHAEPSSAPKSMVGENSFIQGQGWIL